In Nocardia asteroides, the following proteins share a genomic window:
- the acpS gene encoding holo-ACP synthase AcpS yields MTILGIGLDLVTISEFAEQLQRSGTTMLRESFTAGERRYCQSKQTDPARSFAARWAAKEAVLKAWASSRFARSPQIGDNPYPLIEVVNDAWGRPSIKLHGLAAEFLPRARVHLSLTHDGDTAAAMVVLEDPGELADLIEGRH; encoded by the coding sequence GTGACGATTCTCGGAATCGGTTTGGACTTGGTGACCATCTCCGAGTTCGCCGAGCAGCTGCAACGGTCGGGTACGACGATGCTCAGGGAGAGCTTCACCGCGGGTGAACGCCGCTACTGCCAGAGCAAGCAGACGGACCCGGCCCGCAGCTTCGCCGCTCGCTGGGCCGCGAAGGAGGCGGTGCTCAAGGCTTGGGCATCGTCTCGCTTCGCGCGCAGCCCGCAGATCGGGGACAACCCGTATCCGCTGATCGAAGTGGTGAACGACGCCTGGGGCAGGCCGAGCATCAAGCTGCACGGCCTGGCCGCGGAATTCCTGCCGCGGGCCCGGGTGCACCTGTCGCTGACCCACGACGGCGACACCGCAGCGGCCATGGTCGTCCTGGAAGACCCGGGCGAACTCGCGGACTTGATCGAGGGACGACACTGA
- a CDS encoding ABC transporter permease, whose product MTMPSPALRSLRTAQDSITMLDRNIRHTVRSPDTMIMTIALPVMILLMFVYVFGGAMDVGPGAYIDYVVPGIILLCAGFGASTTAVALSTDVADGIIDRFRTMAIARSAVLTGHVIESVLRNLITSAIVIGVAVLIGFRPTTDPLRWLGVAGVLTMFVFALSWLSAALGLLARNPQAANGFTFVFMFLPYVSSAFVPAESMPSALHAFARNQPVTPVIETLRGLLMGTPIGNSALLAVLWCAGIALVGYVCAGALFRRRTNG is encoded by the coding sequence ATGACCATGCCATCCCCCGCCCTGCGGTCCCTGCGCACCGCCCAGGACTCGATCACCATGCTGGACCGCAATATCCGGCACACCGTGCGCTCCCCCGACACGATGATCATGACCATCGCGCTGCCGGTGATGATCCTGCTGATGTTCGTCTACGTCTTCGGCGGCGCGATGGACGTCGGACCCGGGGCCTACATCGACTACGTGGTGCCCGGAATCATCCTGCTGTGCGCGGGTTTCGGCGCGTCGACGACCGCGGTCGCGCTGTCGACCGACGTGGCCGACGGCATCATCGACCGATTCCGCACCATGGCCATCGCGCGCTCGGCCGTGCTCACCGGCCATGTGATCGAGAGCGTGCTGCGCAATCTGATCACCTCCGCGATCGTCATCGGCGTCGCGGTGCTGATCGGCTTCCGGCCCACCACCGATCCGCTGCGCTGGCTCGGCGTGGCGGGCGTGCTGACGATGTTCGTCTTCGCGCTGTCGTGGCTGTCCGCGGCGCTGGGCCTGCTGGCCCGTAACCCGCAGGCCGCCAACGGCTTCACCTTCGTGTTCATGTTCCTGCCCTATGTGAGCAGCGCGTTCGTGCCCGCCGAGTCGATGCCGTCGGCGCTGCACGCCTTCGCCCGCAATCAGCCGGTGACCCCGGTCATCGAGACGCTGCGCGGGCTGCTGATGGGTACGCCGATCGGGAACAGCGCGCTGCTCGCCGTGCTGTGGTGCGCCGGGATCGCCCTGGTCGGTTATGTCTGCGCCGGAGCGCTGTTCCGGCGCCGCACCAACGGCTGA
- a CDS encoding daunorubicin resistance protein DrrA family ABC transporter ATP-binding protein produces the protein MPSEPIPALSISGLHKAFGDHVVLAELDLEIAPGTVFALLGPNGAGKTTLVRILATLIRPDQGGARVFGHDVVAEADTVRGLIGVTGQYAAVDSVLTGTENLRMTGRLLHLGTAETRRRTAELLERFDLVEAADRPVAAYSGGMRRRLDLAMSLMGRPRMVFLDEPTTGLDPRSRRDLWAAIRALAADGTTIVLTTQYLEEADQLADRIAVLDGGVIVADGTPAELKNLVPGGHLLLRFPDHRLLTAASRAVPDGHPDPAELTLQIPTSGGTAQIKDLLDRFADLDITVEQLTVHTPDLDDVFFALTGGAHRPAAAA, from the coding sequence ATGCCATCCGAACCCATCCCCGCGCTCTCGATCAGCGGGCTCCACAAGGCCTTCGGTGACCACGTCGTCCTGGCCGAGCTCGACCTGGAGATCGCGCCGGGCACGGTCTTCGCGCTGCTCGGACCCAACGGCGCGGGCAAGACCACGCTGGTCCGCATCCTCGCCACCCTGATCCGGCCCGACCAGGGTGGCGCCCGGGTGTTCGGGCACGACGTGGTCGCCGAGGCCGACACGGTGCGCGGCCTGATCGGCGTCACCGGGCAGTACGCGGCCGTCGACAGCGTGCTCACCGGCACCGAGAACCTGCGGATGACCGGCAGGCTGCTGCACCTGGGCACGGCCGAGACCCGGCGCCGCACCGCCGAACTGCTCGAGCGTTTCGACCTGGTCGAGGCCGCCGACCGGCCGGTGGCCGCCTACTCGGGCGGCATGCGCCGCAGGCTCGACCTCGCCATGAGCCTGATGGGCAGGCCGCGCATGGTCTTCCTGGACGAGCCGACCACCGGCCTGGACCCGCGCAGCCGCCGCGACCTGTGGGCGGCGATCCGGGCGCTCGCGGCCGACGGCACGACCATCGTGCTCACCACCCAGTACCTGGAGGAAGCCGACCAACTCGCCGACCGGATCGCGGTACTCGACGGCGGCGTCATCGTGGCCGACGGCACGCCCGCCGAGCTCAAGAATCTCGTCCCCGGCGGCCATCTGCTGCTGCGCTTCCCCGACCACCGGCTGCTCACCGCGGCGAGCCGGGCCGTGCCCGACGGCCATCCCGACCCCGCCGAGCTGACCCTGCAGATCCCGACCAGCGGCGGCACCGCGCAGATCAAGGACCTGCTCGACCGGTTCGCCGACCTCGACATCACCGTCGAACAGCTGACCGTGCACACCCCCGACCTCGACGACGTCTTCTTCGCCCTCACCGGCGGCGCCCACCGGCCCGCCGCGGCCGCCTGA
- a CDS encoding TetR/AcrR family transcriptional regulator: MPRKRPTQERSKRKFDALLASSRELLVEVGFESFTCEEVAQRAEVPIGTLYQFFANKYVIVCELNRQDLVAVSRELADFHGEVPSLDWLRHMNQFVDHLANLWTTDPSRREVWLAMQSTPSTRATGALHEKEFAEVVSQMLRPLTPRTPRARRTMMAEVLVHVVYSMLNFSVQDEQSNADAVAELKRLMVAYLLVAEKESRHDRLPGDSADS, encoded by the coding sequence ATGCCGCGCAAGCGGCCCACCCAGGAACGCAGCAAGCGCAAATTCGACGCGCTGCTGGCCTCCTCGCGCGAACTGCTCGTCGAGGTCGGATTCGAATCGTTCACCTGTGAAGAGGTCGCGCAGCGCGCCGAGGTGCCCATCGGCACCCTCTACCAGTTCTTCGCCAACAAGTACGTGATCGTCTGCGAGCTCAATCGGCAAGACCTCGTTGCGGTTTCCCGTGAGCTGGCCGACTTCCACGGCGAGGTGCCCTCGCTGGACTGGCTGCGGCACATGAACCAGTTCGTCGACCACCTGGCGAATCTGTGGACCACCGATCCCTCGCGGCGCGAGGTGTGGCTGGCCATGCAGTCCACGCCGTCCACCCGGGCGACGGGCGCGCTGCACGAGAAGGAATTCGCCGAGGTCGTGTCGCAGATGCTGCGACCGCTCACGCCACGCACCCCGCGCGCCCGGCGCACGATGATGGCCGAGGTGCTGGTGCACGTCGTCTACTCGATGCTCAACTTCTCCGTGCAGGACGAGCAGTCCAACGCCGACGCCGTCGCCGAGCTGAAGCGCCTGATGGTGGCGTACCTGCTTGTGGCAGAGAAGGAATCGCGCCATGACCGCCTCCCCGGGGATTCGGCCGACAGCTGA